The Bacillus sp. F19 DNA segment CCTCAGAAACCTTTACTTCATTAATCGTACCCAACGTTTTATCATATTGAATGGAGTAATTTGAAGAAGGAATCACAACTCCTTTAGTAGAAAGCAGTTTCTTTAAGTCCCCATTTTCAGTATTGGAATACGAGTTTAATGCTTTAGACCTCTCTATGTGATCTGTGCTCAATATGATACTTATATTTATTATGATGAATGCTAGACTTATAGTGATGATAATCCCGATCAACGTTTGCTTTTTCATATATCCCCCTACAACGAAATTCCCAGGTTTTGCGTTAATAAAACGAATGCAGCAGTAACCAAAATAAAAATGAAATAAGCAAAGATCACGATGCCTATGATTGATTTCATTGTTTTATCAGACATCTTCTGCAAAGCTATCATTTGGATCCAGGCACTCCATACCAGAAAGATTGTAACATGACTTAGTGCATTCACAAGGAATGACTGGCTTGAAATTAACTGGATAAGGACCCCAAAACCGAATGGAGAGGATTCAGAATTAATTCCTAAATAATAGAAGAGCGGGAAGTTAAGCACTTTTTCTATGAATAACAGAAATGCGGGAAACAATCCGATGGTAAAAAGCTTGGCCCACCCTATTTCATAAAAAAACACTCTAAATACTAATGTAAAAAATAGAAGAGTGAATATAGGAGTAAGTAATCCCGATAAAAGTCCGCCAATCCCAAATAGAAACTTAGCGAATTCCAGCTTCTCCCTTCCAATGATATCCATCAATTTCATAATTTCTTCCGTATGTATGCCTAAATAAGCGCTGCCTGCAGCAAGCAGGAGACTTAATCCAATGAGTAAAGCAATTCTTAACGAGAGACCCTTCACTTTTTCTGATTGATGAAGCTTTTCAAAATATGTAATTGGATCTAGTAAGCCTTCGAGTATTCGAACTTGGTGCATGGTAGTCCTCCTGTCAAAAATAAAAACGGTTACTAGAAATTTATAGCATATTTTCTCACTTAATAACAGTTACTTCCGGAATATAACATGAGAAAAATTGAAATTAATTTTATTTAGATATATATAAAATTGAAACTATATTTAAACATTATTTTTATTGGAGAAGGAATCGGATGGATATATTCAATCTCACTGTATGTGTATCCTTCTAGTTGATGCTGTACGACTTTTACCATTTTTTTAATAGATGTAATAATCGCAAAAAATAAAGGAAGACTCAAGAATATAATGAGCATTCCCTAATCGTTTAGTAATAATCAATTCCTTCTGAGCATATAAGGAATTTCATTACTCCATTCCAGCTGTCCTTCTGAAAGATGAAGATATTGTGCTGCCGACTCAGCATCCATCCAAGTGATTTCTTCAATTTCTTCCGGCAGTAAGATTTGTTGTTTTCCACCGGTTATTCGGCCAATAAAAGTAAAGAAAATGACATGATGCCCTCTTTCTTCAAGAAATGCTTCGCTTACACTATTGATTCCAGTAACGGAAACCTCTAACCCCGTTTCTTCTTTAACCTCTCGAATTGCAGCTTGCTCAAGGGTTTCACCATTCTCAACTGCTCCACCCGGTAATGTATAATAGGAGGAAGAAGATTTCCCTTTATTTTTGACCATCAGTATACGTCTGTTCTTGTCATCGTATAAAAGAACGTACGCCACATCCACTCTTTTCATTTAATCTCATCACCTTTTAATCTAGTTAATATTTATACCGCAAAAAACAAATATAGTAAGGATTACACTATTTTAACATGAAAATTCTTAAAATTAGAACAATAGATTGCAGATACTATGCATTTTTATACGATTCATGGTAAACTTATCATTATTTTAATTTTCAAAAAACAAATGACGAAAAGATGGAATCCATTCCAGTAAAAGAGGTGCATAGAATGACGGTAAAATCAGAAACCATACAAGATCGCAATCATAACGCGGCACTGCGCCGAGATGTAAAGTTCCTTGGAAACATGCTGGGAGATGTGCTCGTCCACCAGGGCGGACAGCAGCTGTTAGATAAGGTCGAAAAAATCCGGGAGATGACAAAATCGCTTCGCAGTCATGCGGATGATTCTATATATGCCGATTTGAAAAGGGAAATATGGACTCTTGAACCTCCGCTTAGAAAACAGGTCATCAGAGCCTTTGCGGTCTATTTTCATTTAGTCAATATCGCAGAGCAGAACCACCGAATCAGACGAAGACGCGATTATCAATTTCAGGAAGAGTCTGTGAAACAGCCAGGTTCATTGGAAAATGCCGTTGCTTCTTTAAAAGAGAATGGCATCTCTGCGGACGTTATTCAGAATCTGCTCAAGACCCTTTCGCTGGAGCTGATTATCACAGCACATCCAACAGAAGCGACAAGACGAAGTGTCCTCGAAATTCATAAACGAATCGCCGCGCTGCTTAATAGTCTGGATCAGCCGATTCATACAAAGCGTGAACGTGCAGAGCTTAGGGACCGACTATTTAATGAAGTCGTGATTTTGTGGCAGACGGATGAGCTGCGAGACCGTAAGCCTACAGTTATGGATGAAGTCGCAAATGGGCTGTACTATTTTGATGAAACATTATTTGAAGTGCTGCCTCAAATTCATCAGGAATTGGAGGATTGTCTGCAGACTCATTATCAGGAAAGTGAGTGGCAGGTCCCTAACTTTCTCCGCTTCGGATCGTGGATCGGCGGAGACCGAGACGGAAATCCAAATGTAACGGCGGATATTACTTGGAAAACGCTGAATAAACACAGAACACTTGCTGTCCGCAAATACAAAGAATCACTGAAGCAATTGAGAAAGCGACTGAGCCAATCGACAAAACGAGTGACTGTCAGTGATGAGCTGCTTGATTCAGTGCACAATGAAGTTTCTATTTTAAACAAAAAAGAAAGATGGCAAATTGAGCATGAAGTGTATCGCTGCAAATTAACGATTATGCTAAAAAAATTAGATCCGCAGAGTGATTTTGGCTATAGAGCTTCTGATCAATTTTTGGATGATCTGAAGCTGATTCAGAAAAGTGTCAAGCTTCATCATCCTAAAGGCTATGAGCTGAAAAGTCTGCAGAAGCTGATCCGTCAGGTCGAACTGTTCGGCTTTCATCTTGCAACCCTTGATATCCGCAATCACAGCGGCGAGCATGAGGCTGCAATTAAAGAACTTTTCCATTCCGTAAAGCTTGCTGAGGATTATTCGAGCCTGTCAGAGGAAGAAAAAATGAAGCTTCTCGGAGATGTTCTGCAGGATCCAAGACCTCTTGTTTCCTTTAAAGAGGATTACTCAAAAGAAACTCAGGATGTTTTAGAAGTATTTCAAATGATCCGCAACGCACACAAGGAATTTGGCGAGAGGTCTATTGAAGTGTACTTAGTGAGCATGACGCAATCAGCGAGTGATTTGCTTGAAGTGATGGTTCTTGCCAAGGAAGCAGGCCTTTATCGTCTGCACCCTGATGGACGGATTGAAAGCAAGCTGAATGTCGCTCCCCTGCTTGAGACGATAGATGATTTGATTGCAGGTCCTAAAATTATGGAGAAGCTTTTCCAATTGGATTTTTACCGCACGCATCTGCAGGAGCAAAACAACCTGCAGGAAATCATGCTGGGCTACTCTGATGGAAGCAAGGATGGCGGGACGCTTACAGCCAACTGGAAGCTCTACAAAGCGCAGCAGGAAATTCATGATATGGCTAAGCAGTACAGCATTCGTCTGAAGTTTTTCCATGGACGCGGCGGTTCGCTTGGACGCGGCGGCGGTCCTCTTAACCGAAGTCTTCTTTCTCAGCCGGCTGAGACCCTTGGAGACGGGGTCAAAATTACCGAGCAGGGCGAGGTTCTCTCATCCCGCTATGGTTTATTTGACATAGCTTACCGCAGCCTTGAGCAGGCAGCTTCAACACTCCTTACAGCTGCAGCACACGTTTCAAGTGAAGCGGAACAGTCAGATATCCGCACGAACGACTGGGAAGAAGCCATGGATCAGATATCTTCTGTGTCACTGAGTAAATATCAGGAGCTTGTATTTAAAGATCCAGACTTCTTAACTTATTTTAAACAAGCGACTCCGCTGCCTGAACTCGGGGCGCTCAATATCGGGTCCCGCCCGATGAGCCGTAAAGGAAGCGAGCGGTTTGAAGATTTGCGAGCCATTCCATGGGTGTTCGCTTGGACACAGAGCCGCCAGCTCCTCCCTGCCTGGTATGCAGCTGGAACTGGATTACAAAGAGGGATAAAGGATGCGGCAAACCTGGACCGCCTTCAGCAAATGTACAAAAGCTGGCCGTTCTTCCGTTCAACCATCGACAATCTGCAAATGGCTTTATTAAAAGCCGATTTGATGGCAGCAAAAGAATATCTCGGCATGGTTGACGATCAGCAGGCAGCAGAACGAATCTTTAACGATATCAAGGCTGAATACAACAGAACAAAAGAAATCCTCCTCCACATTACAGAGCAGACAGAGTTAATGGATCACATTCCAAACATCCAGGAATCTGTAAGGCTCCGAAATCCTTATGTGGATCCATTAAGCTTTTTCCAGGTTGAAGTGATTTCGAAACTGCGTGAAGCCGGAGATGATCGCCCTCATGAAGAACTGTTAAGCGAAGTGCTGCTGACGATAAACGGAATCGCTGCAGGACTCCGGAATACAGGCTGATGTAAGAAATCGGACATGTTATGTGTCCGATTTTTTCTGCTTTTAAAATAAAGAAGATCATGTTAATCAATAATACCGCCCGCGAGTATAGCCATTCTAAAAAGCTCCGAATTCTGTTCATTTTCATCTCCCCAGTTATTTGTTTTTCATTTAAAGTACTATTCAGCTGAACTTTAAATGTTTTTCAACTAAAAGATTTCCAACTAAAAAAATGAGCACAATCCGTGAAAACAGTTGCTTTTCTCCCAATGAACTGTCAAGCTTATATAGGTAAAAAAACTTAACAGGAAAGATCATACAGGTGACGAAATGATTGAAATCAAAACATCTTCCCTTAGCGACGGGGAATTTAATAGAGGCGTTTTCGCTACGCGCGACATCGCAAAAGGGGAAATTATCCACGAGGCTCCGGTTATTCCATATCCAAATGCCGAGCATGTTCATATCGAAAAAACAACCCTTGCTGATTACGCATTTGAATATGGCCAGAACCACACAGCCATCCTTTTAGGCTACGGCATGCTTTTTAACCATTCCTACACACCCAATGCCACATACGAAATCAGCTTTGAAAACCATACTTTTATCTTCAGCGCATACAAAGACATAAAAGCAGGAGAAGAAATTCTCATTAACTACAATGGCGACGAAGAAGACCAAGAGCTGCTTTGGTTTGATCGGGAAGATGAAAAAAAAGACAGCAAATAACAAAAAAACTGACTCGGGTTGAGTCAGTTTTTTTGTTGGCTGCTTAAGTATAATTAAATCCGAAAAGAGATAGCACTTTATTGATGATTGTAGAGTTCATTATCCTATCTTTACGAGACAATTCTCTACATATAGGATGCACTTGAAGCCACGAAGCAGATTTATGGTGCGAATGGATCCCCTTTTTTGGCTCATTTCTGAATTTAGGTACTCATTGCTTGCGTATGATTCCTCTTTTTTGGCTCAATCCTGAATTTGAGTACTTATAGAGTGCGTATGATTCCTCTTTTTTGGCTCAATCCTGGGTTTGGGTACTCATATAGTGCGTATGATTCCTCTTTTTTGGCTCAATCCTGGGTTTGGGTACTCATATAGTGCGTATGATTCCTCTTTTTTGTCTCAATCCTGTTTTTGGGTACTCATTGAGTGCGTATGATTCCTCTTTTTTGGCTCAATCCTGAATTTGAGTACTTATTGCGTGCGTATGATTCCTCTTTTTTGTTTCAATCCTGGGTTTGGGTACTCATATAGTGCGTATGATTCCTCTTTTCTCGCTCAATCCTGGGTTTGGGTACTCATATAGTGCGTATGATTCCTCTTTTCTCACTCAATCCTGGGTTTGGGTACTCATATAGTGCGTATGATTCCTCTTTTCTCACTCAATCCTGGGTTTGGGTACTCATATAGTGCGTATGATTCCTCTTTTTTGGCTCAATCCTGAATTTGAGTACTCATTGCTTGCGTATGATTCCTCTCTTTTGGCTCAATCCTGAATTTGAGTACTTATTGCGTGCGTATGATTCCTCTTTTTTGTTTCAATCCTGGGGTTGGGTACTCATAGAGTGCGTATGATTCCTCTTTTCTCGCTCAATCCTGGGTTTGGGTACTTATAGAGTGCGTATGATTCCTCTTTTTTGGCTCAATCCTGGGTTTGGGTACTAATTGCTTGCGTATGTTTCCTCTCTTTTGGCTCAATCCTGAATTCGAGTACTTATTGCTTGCGTATGATTCCTCTTTTTTGGCTCAATCCTGTTATTGGGTACTCATAGAGTGAGTATGATTCCTCTTTTCTCACTCAATCCTGGGTTTGGGTACTCATAGAGTGCGTATGTTTCCTCTTTTTGGCTCAATCCTGTTTTTGGGTACTCATAGAGTGCGTATGATTCCTCTTTTCTCACTCAATACTGGGTTTGGGTACTCATAGAGTGCGTATGTTTCCTCTTTTCTTACTCAATCCTGTTTTTGGGTACTCATAGAGTGCGTATGATTTCCAATTCAAGCTCATACCTGGATTTTGCGTACTTATAGTGCTTATGAATACCTCAACCCCAATACTGGCTCACTCCCTGAAATCGGAAAAGTAAAGAATCCAAAGAATCGCAATTTAGTGAAAATCTGAAATTACGGTATTCAAAGATTTTCTACATAATTAGCAGATTTCCCATGTCCTTCTTTTTTAAAGTTCTTAGAAAGAATTTTCCAAATGAATTTTTTATTTTTTATGATGCTGCAC contains these protein-coding regions:
- a CDS encoding NUDIX hydrolase, producing MKRVDVAYVLLYDDKNRRILMVKNKGKSSSSYYTLPGGAVENGETLEQAAIREVKEETGLEVSVTGINSVSEAFLEERGHHVIFFTFIGRITGGKQQILLPEEIEEITWMDAESAAQYLHLSEGQLEWSNEIPYMLRRN
- the ppc gene encoding phosphoenolpyruvate carboxylase, which gives rise to MTVKSETIQDRNHNAALRRDVKFLGNMLGDVLVHQGGQQLLDKVEKIREMTKSLRSHADDSIYADLKREIWTLEPPLRKQVIRAFAVYFHLVNIAEQNHRIRRRRDYQFQEESVKQPGSLENAVASLKENGISADVIQNLLKTLSLELIITAHPTEATRRSVLEIHKRIAALLNSLDQPIHTKRERAELRDRLFNEVVILWQTDELRDRKPTVMDEVANGLYYFDETLFEVLPQIHQELEDCLQTHYQESEWQVPNFLRFGSWIGGDRDGNPNVTADITWKTLNKHRTLAVRKYKESLKQLRKRLSQSTKRVTVSDELLDSVHNEVSILNKKERWQIEHEVYRCKLTIMLKKLDPQSDFGYRASDQFLDDLKLIQKSVKLHHPKGYELKSLQKLIRQVELFGFHLATLDIRNHSGEHEAAIKELFHSVKLAEDYSSLSEEEKMKLLGDVLQDPRPLVSFKEDYSKETQDVLEVFQMIRNAHKEFGERSIEVYLVSMTQSASDLLEVMVLAKEAGLYRLHPDGRIESKLNVAPLLETIDDLIAGPKIMEKLFQLDFYRTHLQEQNNLQEIMLGYSDGSKDGGTLTANWKLYKAQQEIHDMAKQYSIRLKFFHGRGGSLGRGGGPLNRSLLSQPAETLGDGVKITEQGEVLSSRYGLFDIAYRSLEQAASTLLTAAAHVSSEAEQSDIRTNDWEEAMDQISSVSLSKYQELVFKDPDFLTYFKQATPLPELGALNIGSRPMSRKGSERFEDLRAIPWVFAWTQSRQLLPAWYAAGTGLQRGIKDAANLDRLQQMYKSWPFFRSTIDNLQMALLKADLMAAKEYLGMVDDQQAAERIFNDIKAEYNRTKEILLHITEQTELMDHIPNIQESVRLRNPYVDPLSFFQVEVISKLREAGDDRPHEELLSEVLLTINGIAAGLRNTG
- a CDS encoding SET domain-containing protein, whose translation is MIEIKTSSLSDGEFNRGVFATRDIAKGEIIHEAPVIPYPNAEHVHIEKTTLADYAFEYGQNHTAILLGYGMLFNHSYTPNATYEISFENHTFIFSAYKDIKAGEEILINYNGDEEDQELLWFDREDEKKDSK